AGAACCCCTTTCATTAAGGTTCTCAACAAAAGCCGTCATCCTTCTGTCGCTCGTTAGCTGACATCCAGACCAAGAAAAGGCAAAACTAATCAACCAAGCACTCACGACCTTGGTAACCTCACGGCCACTTTTCCTAGAGCTTGCAGCCATTATCTTATCTTTCAGATATGGTGACATTACTTGTAAGGGGGAAGTGCCAGATTCAGATCATAAAGCAGCTTGAGGTACTTGATGAcacagaaggagttgaacctTCGCCAGGATGGCACACTCTCTATTCCGGGGACGAGTATAAAATTCTTCTAGGAGCGTGACCGTGCCATGATATCTGAGGAGGCGCATAGGCTCACTTTTCCTGCACCCAGGGAGCACACAGGACGATCCGCCTCCACACTATTGGTAGCATGAAGAGGATGTCGCTGGAGTATGGGCTGGTGACGTACCGCTGGTTAAGGCTGAGCACCAGAGACCAGCAGGACCCTTACAAAGCCAGTTCAGATACCACAGTGGAAGTGGACGAGATAGCCATGACTTCTTTGCTTTGGATTGCCGAAGACTGCGAGGCAACATGACGCCGTTTGGGTGATTATTGATCGGCTTGATCAAGTCAGCCTACTCTCCTGCCGATCAGTATGACTTACTCTACGGGCAAGCTAGCCCAgatatatattgatgagatagaAAAAAGTGCCTACACGGGATACCACTTATCCATAGTATCAGACAGAGATCCACGGTTCACTTCAGCCTTGTGGCAGAGCCTACAGAAGGCTTTGGGTAGCagagtgagtcttagcacagcctCCATCCTCAGACCAGATGGCCAGTCTAAGAGGACCAACTCACAGACATTGGAGGCTATGCGGAGGTAATCCCTGATTTTCGAGGCTGTTGGGACAGACATCTACTCCCAGGAGTTCGCTCATAACAAGAGTTATCAGCGTGAGATAATGCCACCTTGAGGCACTCTATGACGCAAGTGACCTCTCATGCTGGGATGAAGTGTAGTAGGTGGTGATTCTTGGGCCAGAGATTGTGTACAGAGCATCCTTCTTCGGTCCTGGTTAGCATATTGTTCTGTCAGGTTACCTCCGCGCACTTATTCCTTTAAGCttatgcattcataccattGCAATCAGACTCATTGGATATGTCTCTTTCTCTTCGAACCGATTAGAAGGAAGCTGCAGTAGCTCCTCCTACATACAGCAGGCGATCCTGAActaaggaagaagaaaaccatgcCTATAGAGCCCTTACCTAGTACCAGGGTCCCCAACCGGGAGCTGCTGCCATGGATTGAACTGGACATCGATAACCTTTACCGTCGAAAGCATCCACTAGAGCAAGGAGCTATAAACACCGCATTGCACGACAAGAGAAAGCAAAGGCGTCACAGTTGACGCCTCATGGGTGACAACATCGAATGCTTAGAGAGTGAGCGCATCTTCGTGAATGAGGCTAAGAGTTGGAGGTCACGTCTCATAGGAGCTATAGCTGGATTGAATTCTTCGCGTGGGAACTCATACTACTGTTAGCTGACCTTTTTTCGAAAAAAACCCGGACGACGTAGTATTTTCTCGTATAAATAGAGATGAGGATGGCTCTTTGAAAGAAAGACAAGGTTAGCTCCAGAGAGGCTGATGGGCAAGTCGGCCAAAATTGGTCACATAGGGTTCAAGAAATCCACCCTGCCAGAATGGGCAGGGGCTGAAAGATGAGGATAGTGAAGTAAAAAGAGAAAGCACTGTCAGCATACAGATCGACTGTGGTCATCCTTTTCCATTCCCAGAGGGGCCAACCATGTCTGGCTGTCAAAGATAGTCAAGTCAAGAAAGCTGTCCGCGCAGACTCAGACCCTGAACTCTGAATAAGCATGCCCTGGTCAAATCAGCTGGTATGGCTGGCTATAGCAAGCAACCCTCTTTATAGTCTTTGAAGTCGTGTTTGGAGGGGAGTGATGTGGTTCAGTTTCCATTGTGAGGATGAGGAATCAGAAGAAAGTCTTGATTTTACGAAGCGGAATAGTTATGAATAAGGAGAGAGGTAAATCCTAACCTAGTTTAGGTAGAAAGGATGTCCACGGCATAGGGACTCGCTCCCAAGGGTAGAAATTCTTGGATTTGTGCGACTTGAGTTGCCGTTTTCCGAGCATTCTTGGATTGAGGAAAGACCTCAGGTGAACATTCTCGATGAACCAATAAGAGTTGAACCTAAATCTCAATTCGAGGTCAACCTCATCCCAAGAGCCGGGAAGCGCCTGCCCTGACGCCTGGAAGCGTTGAACCTGGAAATAAGTCTTTTCTGGACTTAGCCTTAGAACAGACCGAGCGGTTTGGCAAAACCCGAATATGAAAACTGATATTGCGTACCAAGTTACTATGGTTCCTGCACTCCGCCCACCTCGGTCGCCTCACAGCCAACAAGTCTTGGGATTCTATTATATCTTCTGCAAAGAGTTGTGCACCTTGAGTTCATGGGGTGAGGTGATGAGTTTAATTCCTCAGTAAGTAGCTAAAGAGTAGCAATCAAGCAAGCGATTGTAGGTACGCTAAGTTTATATATTATCTCTTATTATATAAGATAAGCAGATTGGTGCGGAACTAAGATCCTCTGCAAGAGTCAGAGTTGTTGTAGCCAAGCCGACTGCCCAATGCCAACGATACGAAGAGCTAGCTTTGCTACCCTGGGGGTCAGAGAAAAGTCTACTTGCTTGCGTCAGCTTTAGTTTCTGGTTTGTTGACGTTTTGGTTTGAACAGAGATTCTTGGTGTTCCGTGTACACGGGTACAAGGTCGAAAAGAAAGAcaataaaaagaatttttgaataACAATGGAATAAATTGCAACAATAACTCAGCGCATCAAAAATCAGAGTTACGCTCTTTCCCTTAGAAAGAGGCTAAATCGGATCGAATCCGAATAAGGGCTTTTTCCGGTATGCAGCTCCGCGAGAAAGGAGCAAGAGAGAAATTCAACAAAGTAAACCAAAAAAGCGGAGAATCGGCTTAAAACAGAGAAAAAAGAGCGGCGAATCGGATGCTCAAAAGCGAAAAATAGACTGcacaaaaagaacaaaaaagaacaaAGTTAGGGCGTATGGTTCCTGGCGTGGAAACTGGCAATTGAAAGTCAGATTCGGGGGAGCCTTTCTAGTATAAGGAAATAGGCTTAACTACTAAACCTCTTAAAGGGGGGTTAGAATATTTTAAGGCATTCGCTGCGCACTTTCATTCCTCTTCTTCCGCTTATCTGCACTTTAtgatacatatatagatatagagtAGGCATGGCAGGAAAAGTTGTGTAAAAGAGGAAAGGTATTAATTCCCAATTCCACTCCTCAATTCAAAGAGTTAAAGTCAACTAATGGGGAACTAGCGTGCAAGGCTGATTAGCCCTGTAAATGACATGCACTTGAGCCTATTGTAATGTAGTCATGTTAGCCTCAGGTTTATATAAGGGAAGGTCGACATCGTCttctttgttgttttcttcTGTGGTTTTTCTCCTGTCTGTCCTTCGTGTTTTgtctcttttgttctttttgtgCAGCCTATTTTCCGCTTTTGAGCATCCGATTCGCCGCtcttttttttctgttttaagCCGATTCTCCGCTTTTTGGTTTACTTTGTTGCGTTCTCTCGCCCTTTCTATGGAGTCAGACACCGGAAAGCCTTATTCGGATTCGATCCGATTTAAAGCCTTTCAAAGGGAAAGAGCGTAACTCTGATTTTTGATGCGCTGAGCATGTTGCAATTTATTCCATTGttattcaaaattctttttattgTCTTTCTTCGACCTTGTACCCGTGTACACGGAACACTAAAAGAATCTCTGTTCAAACAAAAACGACAAGCAAACCTGAAAACTAAAGCTGACGTGCAAGCGGGTATCTTCTCTGACCCCCAGGTAGCAAAGCTAGCTCTTCATCATTGGCATTGGGCAGGTAAACTTGGCTACACAACAACTTTGACTCTGCAGAGGATCTAGTTCCGTACCAATCCGCTTATCTTAGAGGACAAGAGATAATATATAAACTGTAAGGGTACCTACAATCGTCGCTTCTTTGATCGGGTTCTCTTTGGGGGCCACTTACCAGGGCCTGGCTCATCACTCACCTCGTGAACTCAAAGGTGCCTGGTGCCTCTCGTGAAGATGTAGAATCCCCAAGACTTGTTGGGCTGGGAAAGTGACCGAGGGTGGACGGAGTGTGGGAACCATAGTAACTTGGTACTAGAACATCGGATTTTTCATATTCGCTGCCAAGCGAACCGCCTGGTCCTGTTCCTAAGGCTAAGTCCAGAAAAAAGACTATTTCAGGTTCCAACGCTTCAGGCGTCAGGGGGCGGGCGCTTCCAGCCAGCTCTGGGGAGTTGACCTCGAACGAGATTTAGGTTCAACTTCTGCTGGTTCACCGAGAATGTTCACCTGAGGTCTTTCCTCAATCCAAGAATGTTTCGGGAAACGACTTCAACTTGAAGTCGCACAAATCCAGAATTTCTACCCTTGGGAGCGAGTCCCTATGCCGTGGACATCCTTTCTACTCAAACTAGGTTAGGATTTCACTCTCTCCTTCATTCATAACTCATTCCCTGCCTTCGGCGTGTAGGCCATGGGACTTTCTTCTGATTCCTCATCCTCACAATGGAAACTGAACATCTACTCCTCCAAACACGACTTCGGGAACGCAGCAGTTGCTTGCTATAGCCAGCCATACCAGCTGATTTGACAGGGCATGCTTATTCGAGGTTCGGGGTCTAGTCCGCTGCCGGACAGCTTTCTTGACTTGACTATCTTCGCTTGTAGCCGAACAGTTTGATCTTCTCTGGGAATGGAAGTATTGGCTCTGATCGATCTGTATGCCGACAGTGCTTTCTCTTTTTGCACTTCACCATCCTCATCTTTCAGCCCCCGCCCATTCTAGCAGGGGTGGATTTCTTTGACCTATGTGACCAGTGCAAACGCAGAACTTGCTATCAATGTCTCTAGACTAGCCCTGTCTTTTCTTCAAAGAGCTGTTATCATCCCCTCTATTATACGAGAAAATACTACGTCGTCCGGgttttttttcgaaaaaggtcAGCTAACAGTAGTATGAGTTCCCACGCGAAGAATTCAATCCAGCTATAGCTCCTATGAGATGGCTTACCTCCAACTCTTAGCCTCATTCACGAAGATGCGCTCACTCTCTAAGCATTCGATGTTGTCATTCTTGGCATAGTCAACCGTGACGCCTTTGCTTTCTTGTCGTGCAATGCGGTCTTCTCAGCTCCCTTGCTCTTGGATGATGCTTTCGACGGTAAGGACACGATGTCCAGTTAATTTCCCCTTTTCCCAAAAACCCCCCCCTTTTAAggtttgggggttttttttttttccccaaaaaaaaaattttccaaaaaaaaggaaaggggtTTCCCGGTTTTCCCTTTtaagggaaattttcaaaaagggggggggggggggcttttTTGAAAGGgggttttttggggttttttttgggggggggttttccttttttaaaaatgccccccttttttttttggggggccccccccccccccggggggttttttttttttggcccccccaaaaaagggggtttttcccttttttttttccccccccccccccaaggaaaaaaagggggttttttaaaaggaaattttTAAAGGTTCCCCCCGGGGGTTAACCGGGATTCCCCTTTTTGGGggcccccccccctttttttttaaaacccacccttttaaaaaaatttttttggcccccctttttttttttggggggggtttttttcccccttttttggttttttaaaaccaaaaattttttccctttttttggggaaaaaaggggggggggggggcccaaaaaatttcttttttaaaaaaaaaacccaaaaaaaaataattttttaaaagggaaacccctttttttaaaaattttttttggaaaggttttttcccccccccaaaaaaacgGCCCGAAAAATTTTTCccggggggggggaaaaaaaaaattttttccccttttttgaggggtttcccttttaaaattttttaaaatttttaaaaatttcccttttaaaaaaatttttttcccccaaaaaggGGAGGgtttttaaaacccaaaaaagggttaaaaccccCCCAATTTAAAATTCCCCAAAAAAATcttgggggggaaaaaaaaaacccaaaaacccccccccccggggggggaaaaagggggttttaaaaaaaaaattttttttgggggaaaaaaaaaaaaaattttttttggggggtttttttttttttacagacgCATCAAAAAAGACTTTTCGAAGCGCGGAATCCCAGAATGGAATCATTGCAGAAGAAAGGTATAAGGCTTGGGAACCGGAACAGGATTAAGCCTTTAAGCATGCAGATGAGTGTTTGCTGTCAGCCCCAATCCTTCGGTTTCCGGATTGGAATAAGGAGTTCCATGTTCATACTGACGCATCACTCTATGCCATTGGATGTATGTTGGCGCAAGAAGGGCCGCTTGATCACTCCATCTACAACAAAAGTATACGACTTTCCGCTTGGGAATTATACAACCACCGAACCTTCTTTATCATGATTCGACCCATACCTCAGACCTAAGATCGAGCACCAGAGCTGCTCATAACAACGTACCAAAAAGAAGAATGCGAGAAGTTAATATTCTCCAGATTCGACTATAAACCAGGTAGTGAGGATGAAAAAAAGCATAAGCTACCTCGTTCGTGCTCCCGTCTTTCCCGCTGCCATCTTCGGTGGATGCGCCCCTTCACTTAAAGGCGGCCAAACCAACCCACTGAGCCAACCTTTTAGATTGAATAAAGTTACTAAGCTAGTCACCTCACCTCTCTTTCTTACCCGCCCTTATTAGTAGTAGGCAACCTTTCTTTCTCGCCTTTCTTCCAGCTTTTTCCAGATAAAGGTCTAATAGAGTTGCGCTTTCTTAGTACATTGCCTTTCATTACCAATCTGTCGTTTTACAGCACGAAGTTACCTGATGTTCGCTACTACTAATACTAATAAGGGCGGAGAGATGTTAACCTTTCGCTATTAGTAAGCACTCCCCTAGTTTTGACCTAATGAGCTTTCTTTACGTTGAGTTAATTAACCCGGCGGGTTCGCCTAGATGCCTAGTAAAGAACGAGCTGGTGGGAAAGAGCTGGAGATCATGAAAAGCATTTCCACACAAGGAGGCAGGCGACCGGGAAGCTTTGCTTCTAGAATGCCGACTACATGGGAAGAGATGTTATATAGGTTGATTCTCATTCTTGCTGCCCGCTCGATTCCGAGGAATAAGGGGAGGGCTTGACCACAATTTCCCAAGTAAGAGAGAGAATCTCACTAATTGGAAGGAAAAGGAGGGCTTCGATCCATTGTGATTCGCTTTCTTGGTATGGAGAGATCTCTGCCATAAAAGAGAGAGCTCCTAAGCCTTATTCTGCAGATCAAAGAGCGACGTAATTCCCCATTCATCCGAAATAGTATTTTAGTAAAGAAGAGAGGCATTCTGGGCCGACTACTACGACTACATGCCCATCTAGTGCAGTGGCTTGGAAGCAAGCTACCTTGACCATCTTCCGAAGTTCTAAAGAATTTACTGATCAAAGGCTGTAAGGGCGGACTGCTCTACATTCAGCCACACCACAGTGACCCCGAAGCGATCTTCTTCTAGTTGCGGGACGAAATCCGACAGCCAATTGCTGGCTCTGAATAACCAGCCCAGCAATAAGCTCAATTGTTCCATAACTTGCTCCTCCATTTGCTGGGATGGGAAGTATAGATAGAAAGGCAGAAAAGGAGGCGTCGGCTCTGAAATGATGGAAGATTGAATCATTCCTTCATTCTATTCCGGCTATTCCTTTCCGGCGGGTGATTTATTCATGAGCTAGAGAGATAAGAGCTTCGATTCGCAGGCAGGATATAGAAATCGGGCACTATCTATATATAGTAGCTTCTAACTCCGCAACTAAACTAAAGGCTCTGGAACATAGTATACGCCTAGAACTGGTGATGCAGATAATGCGGTATCTGTTGGAATTGGAGCGAATCCAGATGCAATTTACCAAGTCAAAGCAAGGGGTTGAAAAAGCACCACAAGGGACGGGAACGACGTCCTGACTAAACAAGAGTTTCTTCAATAATGGCTTGGTCGAAAGTCGTAAAGAAGGCACCGGATAAGCAGCTAACATAAACTACTACCGTACAGCGCATCCCGTGGGCGCAAAGGCTATCATTCGTAGGACGAGACGCTAACCTACGCCCGTACATTCCAACCTGCCTCCTTGGGACTTAGCTCTGAAGATGAATTCCCGGTTAGCCGATTACCTTGCCCGGTTAGGAGAACAGTTAGAAGTAGGAAAAGATGCCGACACCGAACAGTTAAAGAATTCTCCTTCGCTTCAAGACTGCCAGCCTATTCGCTTTGAGCCGAAGCAGACGCTGCCCATGGAGAGCCTTTTCCTTTGTGAACATGCCCATAAGACAGGACAAAAAAGCCCAAAATTGGGCTTCTAGACGCCTTACAATAAAGAAGCCCCGGCCCCTCGGTGTCTTACACGTCTTCTTCGACCCTGCCGAAGCAGCTTTCTTTCTTCAGGTAGTGAAGTCACTCCGGTTTGTGTATGACTTGACGCTCTAAAGTCTGTATCTTGCCCCTAGTTACAACATCGTATTCGACTTCTATCGCAGATCTGTTATTTCTTACGCATTTCTTTCCATTAGCTCTCCAAGCTTCCTATCTTTCCATTCCTTCCTAAGCTTCAGTTGGTGTAATAGTCCCACCCCCAGTAAGGGGAATCCTTCCTAAGAAAGCATTTTTTCCGTTTTGTTGAATGCTTTTTGCTTGTCTAAGCATCCCCCTATCGTGCTAATAAGGTGCCTTTTCTTATTCTGAAAGCTAGCCTTCTACGGCCATTTTCTTTTGGTTTAGTTCTTCTAGCTCCTGTCCCCGCAGCCCCTGATGGGCAATGCTCTTGGTGAGTCACTTCGTCTTTCACGATCGATGGTAAATCCTCTTGCTTAGCCTATTTCCTTTTCCCTTTGAGTTCAATCCTATCAGCCTTTGAGTCAGCGCCTTCGCAGCCTGCCTTTCCATTCTTCGCTCTatttcaagaatttcttttggTAGATGGAGTACCCGGGCATTCTCTTGTCTTCCCATTCCTCTAGCTCTCATTTCGCGCATGCGCTTTGCGCTCTTGGCTTAACAACATCAAAGAGGAATCGAACCTCTTCCAGTTCTGTGATAACTCTAATCCATTTGATGTCCGCCACCCTTCCCCTCCTCCTTCCTCCGTTAGTTTAGCTGCAACGGCCGCAGACGCAGGAAGCAGTTCCTCTATGGGAAATTGGAAACGTCGAAGTAGGCTGTGGCTTATAAATAGGAAGATAAGGCGTTAGCGGACCGACTTGACAGGACCCTCCTTTGCTCTATCTAACTCGGCGTGCGCTCCTTCCGGCCCTGCGAGAACATATTCGGACACGCGCACTACTCATATCGGTACTAGAAGCCCCCAGAGCAGGCCTGGAAGACTATGAGCCCCACCTTCTGCGCGCGAGCCGAATGACGTAGGTGCACAAGAGTACTTCGCGCCACAACCATCTCCTTTTTATAGGTTCTACGGACCGATGCCTGCTGCTTCATCTGGGAGAAAAGAATCATAGATATGCCGGTCATTAGAAGGAAGAACCGCCATAAAAAGATTCCTCGTGTATCATCTGTAGCAAAACTATGAACGGGAGCTAGCAATCCGGACCGTATTGAAAAGGTTCCTGAGACACAGCATGGAAAAGTAACAATATTCAGAAACGAGGTCCAAGAATGAAGAAGGGGTAGAATTACTGAATGAATACGAGCTGTGGCTAATACCCGAGGCATAAAAGAAGCATTTTCTACGGGATCCCGAAACCACCAGCCACCCCGACCTAATTCATGATAAGCCCACCAACTTCCTGGCAAAATGCCTACGGTTAAAAACCACCGACATGTCAAGATCCAAATTCGAATTGGTTCCTGGTCCTGGTCAGAGACCACTGTGTTCGCGCCGGCGGTCCAACAAAGAGGCGAAGTAGTGGTATCTTTCTTTCCATTACGAACGACACGCTTCGCCTGCTCCCTCCCCGTGTCCACTAGCGCTCCTGTCCAGAGCGAAGAGAGGGCGAAAAAGCGCCGCCGAAGCAGCATAAGCAGGCTTCTATTGCTACGTAACAATAAAGCAGGATAGCATTTTGCGCCCACATGTTTGAATTTGAGGGTAAAGAGCTCGCTTGTTATACGGGATCCGACGCATCCAACAGAGCGAAACAGTGTTCCATTCTTTTCGGCGGCATCCTTCCGCATTGGCGGCGAGTGGAGTGCCACAATCCCATTCATCATTTTTGATCTACATAAGCCAAAGCCCATAGCACTGGCGACGTCTCCGGCATAAATGCAAGGAGGATGTATAGCTGATATAGGATCTTGTGGAACAGGATTTGATTCTGCAAGCGGTTCAGTACAAACGAAGAAATTTCGAACAAAAGGGTCGGAACTCGCTGATAGGAAAGGAGAGAAAAACAAAGCAATGCCAAGAGCTCCGTCAATCCGCTGTTCATCGATAGACGAAGCTCTCTCTTTATCATCTCGTGCCAGATGCAACATCCTTTTTCCTTCTCGCGAACCACGGGAGCGCCTAGCGCCCAGAGGAGCAAAGCTCATTTTCCTTTCAGGGTAAAGCGGCGCATAAAAAAGGGCTGGCCCGTCAAAAGTCCGGTTCCTTCGCGAACGAAGTTCAGAATCAACAAGGCTTCGTAGAACGAAGGGAGTGTATAACTGGGATTTCATTCCACTTTTTTGTTCGTAACGAGGGAGAGATAGAATGGAGTTCTTCACGAAGTTCGAAACAAAGgaataaaaaaaactttctcTATGGCCTCCTCGTTTTGAGACATTATGGCTTAGGGGTCGACCCCGGTAACAAAGAAGGAATCCATAAAAACTTAGGATCCGACACCATGATAAAATACTACCCTCATGATTAGACCATGTCCCTGAGATTTGATAAAAGAAAGGTGCATTAGCGGTTAATACGTTGTAATTGGATAAGTTATTAGGAATATGACGGAACGAAAGaccaaggaaagaaagaagaatacaccaaaatgcaAGTGCTGCACCAAACACTGGTGGTTGTTTCTTGTTGTAAGTGAATGCAACGAAAAGACCCGGAAATAACGAATAATGAAACAATTCATATATTGACATTTCGTGCTCATTTCCAAATTTCTGCTTTGTTATTCCCATCATCCGGTAACCACAGGATGATCCACAAGAAAGGTGGCAGGATTCGAACCTATGGCCGGCCTGCCCCTGACCTGCTGGGTTGGGTGGCCGGGTTAGCACCCCTCGTCGCCTCTGTACCCGAAACAGATGCGCTGCGCTACCCAGCGCCTAACCTTGTCTCCCCTACTCCTCTTCTGGTTGTGCCATTACCAATCGCGGGTAACCCCCGGTCCGGCCGCCCCTGACCTAAGAAGAACTATTATCCTTATGACCAAACAAGGATCAGCTTCTTACTTCTCGAGCGATAGTTCCACGATCCCGACCAGCAACTTCTTGGGAGTAGGGGCATCAAAGCTTGCCCAACCTAGTAAAGGGGCTTGGGGATAGAGGGTTTTCTGGGGGAGAGAAAGTTTCCAGGTTGGATTTTTTTAGATCAAATAGTACTAGT
This genomic window from Lycium ferocissimum isolate CSIRO_LF1 unplaced genomic scaffold, AGI_CSIRO_Lferr_CH_V1 ctg11957, whole genome shotgun sequence contains:
- the LOC132041851 gene encoding probable cytochrome c biosynthesis protein, producing the protein MMGITKQKFGNEHEMSIYELFHYSLFPGLFVAFTYNKKQPPVFGAALAFWCILLSFLGLSFRHIPNNLSNYNVLTANAPFFYQISGTWSNHEGSILSWCRILSFYGFLLCYRGRPLSHNVSKRGGHRESFFYSFVSNFVKNSILSLPRYEQKSGMKSQLYTPFVLRSLVDSELRSRRNRTFDGPALFYAPLYPERKMSFAPLGARRSRGSREGKRMLHLARDDKERASSIDEQRIDGALGIALFFSPFLSASSDPFVRNFFVCTEPLAESNPVPQDPISAIHPPCIYAGDVASAMGFGLCRSKMMNGIVALHSPPMRKDAAEKNGTLFRSVGCVGSRITSELFTLKFKHVGAKCYPALLLRSNRSLLMLLRRRFFALSSLWTGALVDTGREQAKRVVRNGKKDTTTSPLCWTAGANTVVSDQDQEPIRIWILTCRWFLTVGILPGSWWAYHELGRGGWWFRDPVENASFMPRVLATARIHSVILPLLHSWTSFLNIVTFPCCVSGTFSIRSGLLAPVHSFATDDTRGIFLWRFFLLMTGISMILFSQMKQQASVRRTYKKEMVVARSTLVHLRHSARAQKVGLIVFQACSGGF